The Aspergillus luchuensis IFO 4308 DNA, chromosome 7, nearly complete sequence genome has a segment encoding these proteins:
- a CDS encoding PQ-loop repeat-containing protein (COG:S;~EggNog:ENOG410PIXB;~InterPro:IPR006603;~PFAM:PF04193;~TransMembrane:7 (o16-35i47-70o90-117i137-157o163-183i195-214o226-249i)), whose product MDLSNPRCEHLASPDIKNFILSILIVFGILLSYTPQHVRILTMKTSFGISPYFVLLGTTSGSSALANVISQQQSLHDMACCKEVNGMGCFAGILGILQVGTQCLCFFIILFLFVLFFPRNTTHLPKSSPTYRTALTVAVICIIHAAVMLITTLAVGYTRPSSLQAWSNFCGILSALLASIQYFPQIYTTLRLRCVGSLSIPMMCIQTPGSLVWAGSLAARLGPKGWSTWGVLIVTACLQGTLLCLGVFFEFLGPNRGHGHEGHDKDTVVARGEDGEEEVAHEDDQDLPSEETPLLRDQ is encoded by the exons ATGGACCTCTCTAATCCGCGATGCGAGCATCTGGCCTCGCCTGATATCAAAaacttcatcctctccat cctcatcgtcttcgggATCCTCCTCTCCTACACCCCCCAACATGTCCGCATCCTAACAATGAAGACCTCCTTCGGTATCTCACCGTACTTCGTCCTCCTAGGAACCACATCTGGTTCCTCGGCACTAGCCAACGTCATCTCGCAACAACAAAGCCTCCACGACATGGCCTGCTGCAAGGAAGTCAACGGAATGGGCTGTTTCGCAGGAATTCTCGGAATCCTCCAAGTCGGAACCCAATgcctttgcttcttcatcat TCTattcctcttcgtcctcttcttcccccgaaacaccacccacctccccaaATCCAGCCCAACCTACCGCACCGCCCTAACCGTCGCcgtcatctgcatcatccACGCCGCCGTCAtgctcatcaccaccctcgctGTCGGCTACACccgcccttcttccctccaagCATGGTCCAACTTCTGCGGCATCCTCTCCGCCCTCCTCGCCTCAATCCAATACTTCCCTCAGATCTACACCACCCTGCGACTCCGCTGCGTCGGATCGCTTAGCATCCCCATGATGTGCATCCAAACGCCCGGCAGTCTCGTCTGGGCGGGCAGTCTAGCAGCGCGATTAGGTCCGAAGGGGTGGAGTACCTGGGGTGTGTTGATCGTGACTGCTTGTCTGCAGGGGACGCTGCTGTGCTTGGGTGTGTTCTTTGAGTTCCTGGGACCGAATCGGGGACACGGTCATGAAGGACATGATAAGGATACTGTGGTTGcgaggggagaggatggggaagaggaggtggcgcatgaagatgatcagGACTTGCCGTCCGAGGAGACGCCTTTGTTGAGGGATCAGTGA